The sequence GTGGAAGGGGACGACCAGGTCAAGGCCTTCGTCGAGGACCAGCGCACCCTCGAGCGCCGCATCGACACCAACCTGTCCTTCATCGACGGGTTTTCGTGACAGGGGGGCTAAAGGCGCCCCCCTCAGCCGCACGCACATGTCGTGCGGCTTCACCCCTGGCCGGGCGCCCCCGTCCTCGGCGCCCGCAGGGCGCCGCCTCGCGCTAGTCGCGCTCGGAGCCGTCGGCTGCAGGAGGCTGAAGGCGCTCCCCTCTAGCCTGCGGCGGCCCGCGCTTCGCACATGTCGTGCACCTTCAACCCTGGCCGGGGGCCCTCATCCTCGGCGGCGCTCGGGGCCCTGTGCAGGTTCGCCTGCTGCCCTCGGGCCCAGGACGCCCAGCTCGCTGGGCTCGGGGTCGTTCATGCTTCGAAGTTCTGTCGATCGAGATTCAGCCGAGGACCACAGCCCCCTCGGACCCGGTCCCAGGCTGTCGAACAGCCTCCCGGGGCTCGGTTCGCCGACCGCCGCCTACTAGCGGTCCTTCGGAGGCTCCTGCGGCATTGGCTTGCGCGGCAGCAGCTCGTCGCGCATGGCGGCGTGGTAGAGGAATGAGGCCAGCACCACCGACGCCTGCTTGAGGTCGCCTTCGTGGAGGTGGTCGAAGGTGTCGAGGTCGGAGTGGTGGGTGCGGCTCCAGTAGTCGAGGCCGTCCTGGATGAACTGGAACCCCGGCAGACCGACGCGGTCGAAGGGCACGTGATCCGTCGAGCCGGTGCTCTCGAGGGTCACGGTGGTCGCCCCGAGGTCGTGGAAGGGCTCGAACCAGGCTTCGAAGATCGGTCGGATGGCGGCGTTTTCCTGGGCATAGATGCCGCGGATCTTGCCGCCGCCGTTGTCGAGGTTGAAGTAGGCCGAGAAGCGGCCGTGATCGGGCTTCGGCTGGATCGGCCAGGTGGCGTCGCGCAAGCCCTTGGGGAGGGCGAGCTGCCGGGAATCGGTGTGCTCCGGCCGGGTGGCGAGGTGCTCCTCGACATAGGCCCGGGAGCCGAAGAGACCCTGCTCCTCACCGGTCCAGAGGGCGACCCGGATGGTGCGCCGCGGCTCGACGTCGAGGGCCTTCAGGATGCGCAGAGCCTCCATCGCCACGGCGCAGCCGGCGGCGTTGTCGGTCGCCCCGGTACCGCCGTGCCAGGAGTCGAGATGGGCGCCCGCCAGCACCACCTCTTCGGCGAGATCCCCGCCGGGAAGCTCGGCGAAGGTGTTGTACGAGTCCTTGGCGGGATGAAATCGCGCCGCGATGTCGATCTCGAGCTCGACCTCGGCGTCCTCGTCGAGTAGTCGCAGCACCCGGTTGTAGGACTCCGCCGCCATCACCAAGGACGGCACCCCCCGGCTGCGCTCGCTGCGACCGCCGGAGCCACCGCCGGTGACGCGCACGATGCCGTGGTTGCGGCTGCTGATCTCGACCGTCGCCACCACCCCTTCGTCGATCAAGCGCTGCCGCAGCTCCTCGCCGGCCTTCCAACGCTTGCGGGCGCGCTCCCGCCAGTTGCCGCGGCGGCGCCGTTCGCTGAGCTCGATGGAGACCAGCTCGCTGAGCTCGTCGTCCGAGTAGCGCCGGAACGGAGGCCGGTCCGACTCCTCGATCTCGCGCTCCTCGTCGAGAAACAGAATCGTGCCCTCGAGCTTGCCGGCGTACTCCTCGAGGTCCTTCACGGAGCTCACTTCGAGACGCATCGCCCGTCCCTGAACGGCCCCCTGAGTTCCGGGGGTCCAGGCCTCCGGCAAGGCCGAGAGCACCGCCTCGTAGGGCTTGGTCAGCTTGACCTCGGAACGACTGAAGGTCCAACCCTCGCCGAACGGAAAGGGCACCACCTCGGCCTTCGACAGGCCCTGCTCCTCGAGCCAGTTGCGGGTCCACTCGTTGGCCTCCTCGAGGGCCGGCGTACCGGTCAAGCGGGCCCCGATGCCGGTCGTCAGGTGGGCGGCGATCTCCATCACCCGCGAACGGTTGAGGCCTTCGTCGCGAATCTTGGTCACCATGTCGAGGTCCACCGGTTCCGGCTCGGCGAAGGCGGTGGCAGCGGGCGACAAGAGGGACACAACCAGCGACACGAACAAGAACCTTCGACCCATGACACAAGTCCTTTCGAACGGAAAACCGAGCGGCCGCAAACGGCAGCAGCGTTGCCATCGCCCCTTCGGAGGGTTCGGCGGAGCCGCGACGCTGTCAGAATCCCCCGCCGACGTAAAGGCCGGAAGGGTTGCAAAGGGTGAGCGGCTCGCTTCCCCTGAGATATACGCGCTTCGGTAGGATCGGTTCGTGCGCTTCTTGTTCTGCATTTTGCTCGCCTCGGCTCTGGCCTGCACTCCGGAGACCCCCATCCCGCCAGCGGCCGAACCGACGGGGCGCCTCTATCTCAGGCTGAGCGCCGGCACTCCCCTTCACGAATCCCCAGCCGCCGACTCCCCGGTGATCGGGAGCTTTGGCCAGGACGGTGCCATCGCCGTCGCCGAAGAGCGCCCGCCCTGGTTTCGCATCGCCACGGCAGACGGTACCGCCTGGGTCCAGGTGGAAGATTCGGGGCGCCAGTTCCGGGTCACCAGCCCACCGCCGGGACCGCGGCAGGAAGCACCCGCCAAGGATGAGCTGATCGCCCGCGCTCGCGCCGAGATGGCGACGGCGGCCGGAGAACTGCGCTGCGGACCCTACCCCTTGGTGACCGATGTCTCGGACCCGCGCCTGCTCAGCGCCTGCGATCGCCTCGCCAACCAGATCGAGGCCGCCTACGAGCGCCGTCTGGGCGTTCGCCCGGTGGGCTCGGCGGTGGCCTCGATCCTGCTCTTCGATCAACCCGCGGCCTTTCGCCGCTTCAGCGCCACCGTTCCCCGCAGCCCCAAAGCCGGCTACGCCGCCCACGCCGGCCGCGGCTACGTGGCGCTCTATGTCGGCGACCAGGAGCGCGACCGCGTGCTCGAAACCCTGGTGCACGAGCTCACCCACCTGCTCAATCGCCGCGCCGTCGGCCGCGAGCTGCCGCGCTGGCTTTCGGAGGGCCTCGCCGACGCCCTCGGCGACTCGGCCGGCGAGAGTGGCCTCGAGCCCTTGACCGGCGTGCGTGGTGCCGAGGCCGAGGCCGCCCGCCTGGCGACCGCCTACCGCGGCGGTCGAGCCGGTTCGGTCCAGCGCCTGGTCCACCTACCGGCGGCCGGATTCGATGCCGAGGTGGTGTCCTTCGACTACGAGCAGAGCGCCCTGCTGGTGCGCTTTCTGCTGCTCGAGCCGAGGCTGGCGACGCCCTTTCGCGCCTACCTCGGAGAGCTCCATCGCGGTCGGCGCTACGACTCCCAGGACCTCGCCGCGGCCCTCGGCCGCTCCTGGCAGGAGCTCGACGACGCCTTCGCCGAGTGGCTCCTGACCACCGCCTCGGCGGGAAGCGTGGGATAATCTTTTCAGTCCTCGTTTTCTCACCGCACAAAAGCAAACTCCTGGGGCCGCGCTCCGGGCCCGCGGTGGGACTCGAGACTCGATTCATCGCCCAAGAGGAGGGGTCAGTATGCGTTGGAGGGGTCGTCGACAGAGCACCCAGGTAGAAGATCGGCGGGGCAGCAGTAGTCCCTTCGGCCGAGGCACCGTCGGACGGCGCGGAGCCGGCATTGGCTGTGGCGGAATCGTCATCCTCTTGTTGCTGGCGATGATCACCGGCCAGGATCCGCTGCAGCTCGTCGAGGTCATCGGTGGCGGTGGGCCGGGGGCGCAGATCCCGCAGGCCGGTCCCCAGTTCCCAGGCTCGGCCGGTCCCAGCGCAGCGCCTCAGGACGAACTCGGCCAATTCGCCTCGACGGTGCTCGCCGGCACCGAAGACATCTGGGGCCAGCTCTTCAACCGCATGGGCCAGCGCTACCAGCTCCCCACCATGGTGCTGTTCTCCAACTCGGTGGCCTCCGCCTGCGGCTACGCATCGGCGGCGGTCGGTCCCTTCTACTGTCCGGCGGACCAGAAGATTTACCTCGACCTGTCGTTCTTCGACCAGCTGTCGCGCCAGTTCGGAGCGCCCGGCGACTTCGCCCAGGCCTACGTCATCGCCCATGAAGTGGGCCACCACGTGCAGAATGTGCTCGGCATCTCGAGCGAGGTGCGCCGAATGCAGCAGCGCAGCTCGAAGCGCGAATCCAACGCCCTGTCGGTACGCCTCGAGCTGCAGGCCGACTGCTTCGCCGGCGTCTGGGGCTACCACTCGCGCAACCTCCTCGAGCCCGGTGACATCGAAGAAGGGCTACGCGCCGCCGCCGCCATCGGCGACGACATGATGCAGCGCCGCGCCGGCGGCTACGTGCGCCCGGAGTCCTGGACCCACGGCTCCTCCGAGCAGCGCGTCGAATGGCTGCGCCGGGGCCTCAACAGCGGCGACCCGAGCGCCTGCCAGACATTCAACTAGTGGGTCGTGTTCTGAGCTGGCAGTTCTCGCCAGAATTCGACCGAGCCTACTTGCACTCGTGGGGCTTGGAATCTTGGCGCTCCGGCGCCATGAGATGCCAGTAGAAAGACGTATGAGCAGCAGGTTCCCAGTCTTCTCCCCAGCTTTGGAAGTGGAGAAGGATTTCGTCCTGCTGCCGAGTCCAGGACGCCGTCATGAACACCGCTTCGTGTCCAGGATAGGGACATTTACTGGGAGGGGATCCTGAAGGTTCCTTCTCATCTTGTGGGATGTCGGCCGTAACCGCCCTCTCTTCGTTCGCAACAGTCCAGGTCGCCGTAGCCACAATGCTCAAAGCAGCCACCTTAGAGGCCGATTCTTGACAGAGCACCTCGCTCAACGGAAGAACACACTGCCCGCACTCGTCGGTCTCGCCGCTACCAGCCGCAATCACTGCACAACCTTCGAAACAACCGACAGGACCACAGCTGATCTGCACCTTGCGGCGCCAGTGAAGGTACTGACTCATCTTGCCTCCTCTTTTCTGACGGAGCCGACGAAACATTCGCCGCTCCCTTGCACTTCAGGAGGACGACCCAAATCCCGGCACTTACGCCTGAAAGTTCGAAAAAACTCGTTGACAACGAATATCCTCGCGAGGTATGTTTGGTTCATGAACGAACCGAAACGCCAGTGGTCCCTTCGCGAGCAGGTCGGTGACGACCCCGCCTACTCCCAGCCAACCCGCGAGACTTACCTCAATCTGGTGCGCACCCACGCCGCCCTCAATGGCGAGGTCACGCAGCTCCTCCAGCGCCATGGGCTCACGGAGCCGCTCTACAACATCCTCCGCACGCTGCTACAGGCGGGTTCCGAGGGGGCGTCTCACGGCATGCTGGGCAAGCGCATGATCGCGCGCGATCCGGACATCACCCGGCTGGTGGATCGCCTGGAGAAGAAAGGTTGGGCTCAGCGCCAGCGCTCGTCGCGAGATCGCCGGGTGGTCCAGGTGGTTTTGACGGACGAGGGCCGAGCCAAGATCGACCAGGTCGAGCCGATCTATCAAGAGCTGCTGGATCGCCTCCTCGGCCACCTCAGCGCCGAGCGCCTGGCGTTGCTCGACGCGGTTCTCTCGGACCTGCGCTACCCGCTCACCGCCGCGAGCTGAGGGCAGCGCGGCCGGCGCAACGGCGCCGCTCCCCTACCGCCGACCGTGGTAGTCGGACGGCACCCAGCGGGTGTTGTACTCGCTTCGCCACGAACCTTCGAGGTCCGCCTCGTCCGGCAGCGGCTCCACCGAATCGCCGGCGATGACGTTGTGGTCCGAGTCCTTGTCCCATCCGACCGAGTAGAAGAAGTAGCTGCGCTCGAAGCCCGCCGGCGGCTCGGCGAGGGCCGCGGCATCGAACTTCAGGGTGACGGCGTCGCCGGCATTGAGGATCGCCAGACGGCCATCGCGGCGGTTCACCAGGTCCAGCACATCGCCGTAGCGGGTCACCCAGCCTTGCGGCGTGGTGCGCCAGGGCGGCTGGGCCGAGACCTCGGCGAAGGCCGGAGTGGTGGGGTGACCGGGGTGACGGGAGCGGATCTCCGAGAAACCGCGCTCGTAGAGCTCGGCCGAAGCCGGCTCGATCGCGTGCACCCCGAGCAGCTTCTCGGACGAGCGCTCGAACAGCGCCACGCGATCCCACCGCAGCTCGATCGAGGTGGTCAGCCGCAGGCGGCCGGCACCGGCCGGGAGCTTGCCGGCAAGATCGACCAGGATGGTCTTGGTCTTACCCGCCGGCATACCCACCACCACGTCGACGGGCCGCCACTCGCCGCCCACCTCGACCTCGAGACGCGGCGACTCGGCGGTCACCGCCGGATTCTGGGAAATCGCGATGTTGGTGCTGGCATCGCCGTACTGTAGCCAGCCGGTGAGCGCCAAGACCCAGGGACGATCACTCTCCAGAGGCCCGAAGTCGAAGCTCGTCGCCAGCGGCTCCACCACCCCGCGGTAGGGCGGCGGCACCGGCCTTCCGGGATCCGAGAAAGTGCCGTCGATCTCGGCCACGGCGGCGGTGCGGTCCTTGCCGTCGTCGCTGACCGCCCGTCGCAACGGCCGGCGCCCGTCGAGGGCCCAGACCTCGGACTTCGGATAGGGCGGCGGCATCAGTTTGTCGGTGGGATGGACCTCCATGCCCGGCCAATGGTCGACCGCCAGGAGTCGCGCATCGTCGAAGTAGAAGAGCTCGCGGAACTCGCTGGTCGCGGCGAACACGAAGGAGCCGTCCTTCGGCGCCAGCGGACCGACGGCGACGATCTCGTCGGGATCCGCCGGCAGTGGCACACCGCGAACGATCGAGAGACCGAGGGGCGAGTTGCCGAGCAGATCGGTGACGAAGCGGAACTCGGAGCCGTCCCAGACATAGAGGAAAGGACAAGATCCGGTGGCGACGTTCTTCTCGTCGATGGTCAGCGGTGCCTTGCCGACATCGACTCCCAGCTGGTTGTCGACCACGCCGTTGGTCCACAGCGTCTGGACGCTGTCGAGACGGGTGCGATCACCGATGCCGAGCTCGACCACCGGACCGGTGACCTCGCGACTCACCATCAGGTCGGCGGCGCGCAGCTCGAGATGGGTGCCGATACCGCCAGCATTGGTCTTGGTTCCGACCAGATTGAGCTTGAGCTGACCGTGGACGTTGCCGCCTTCGTTGGCAAGCGCCCGCAGGCCGCGGTCATCGACGATCAAGAGATCCGAATCGCCGTCGGCATCGAGGTCCACCGCCTCGACCGAGCGGGGATTCTGCAGGGCGATCTCGCCCAGGCCGGCGCCTTCCGGCCAGGGCGCCCAGCCGGCGGCACCGCCGTTGCGCCACAGCGCGAGGCCGCTCTCGGTGAGCGCTGCCAGATCCAGCCAGCCATCGTTGTCGGCGTCGATCAGCTCGGCGCCGAGCACCGCAGTCCCCAGAGCGAGGGTGGCACGCTCGCCGCCTTCGATGATCACCACCTCGCCGGCCTGGCTGGTGATCAACAGAACGTTCGGACGGCCGTCGTTGTCGACATCGTCGATCAGGAGATGGTCCGCCGGCGGCCACAAGCCCGGCGGGTCCGGGCGCGGCGCCAACAGTCCGGTGCGCTGGTTCTCGTACACCAGGGTGCCGGTCACCGGATGCGCCGCAATCAGGTCGACCGCGATATCACCATCGAGGTCCACCGCGCCCAGGGCTCCGACCAGCCCCGACAGGCCGATGCCGACCGCTTCGGAGACATCGCTGAAGCTGCCATCGCCGTTGTTCTGATAGATCTTCGCCCCGGCCTCACCGGCACCCAGCCAGAGGTCGAGATCACCGTCATGCTCGAAATCGGCCCAGGCCGCCGATTCGACGGTGAGGTCGCCCAGCCCAGCGAGCTCGGAGGCATCTTCCAATCCCCCGTCGTCGCTGCCGAGGAAGAAGCGGGAACCCGCCGCGCTCAGCACGACGAGATCGTTGCGGGCATCCACCACCGGATCGTAGTGCTCGCCCTCGGGCACCCGGTCGAAGTAGTTGCCGACCAGCAACTCGAAACCCGGAAGGGTCGACAGGCGGTCCTCCGCCGCCGGCATCGGAGTACCCGGCTGGCGAATCATCAGCTGTCCGTCGTCGTCGACCGCGACCACCCGAGGCTTGCCCTCGGCGTCGACCGACAGCACCGCCGCGGCGACGACGCCCTCGCCGCCCGCAAACCACTCCTCGGTGGCGTCGCGAAAGCTCACCGCGATCGGCGCCGTCACCGGACCGGCGGCCGCCGGCGCCGCCTCGGCGAGGGTGTAGCGTGAGGTCTCGAGGGCCTCCGCCGAGCGCGCCTCCTCGCCCTGCAGCTCGCGCAGGCGCAAGAACTCGCGTTGCCGCGCCATCGCCTCCTCGCGATCGCCGTTCTGGCGGGCGAAGGTGGCGAGCTTGAAGTGGGCGCTGGCGTGGAGGGGATCGAGCCTCACCGTCTCGCGGAGCTGCTCGACGGCCTCGTCGAGGCGCTCCAAAGCCTGGTAGGCGTTGGCGAGCTGAAAGCGCAGCGGCGGCTCTTCGGGATCGAGGCGCACCGCCTCCTCCAACGGCCCGAGAGCCTGCTGGAAGCGCGACTCGCGGGCGTGGGCGAGGCCGGTGAGGTACTCCGTCGCCGCCGCCGACCGCTCGAGACCGGCGGCTTCGGCGAGACTTTCGAGGGCCGCGGCGTGATCACGGGCCAGCAGCTCCGCCCGCGCCTTGTTGCGCCAGGCCGGCGCCGACCGCGGCATTTCCAGCACCGCTCTGTCGAAGGCCTCGAGGGCCTTCGCCGAGTCCTTGTTCTCGAGGTAGGCCTTGCCGGCGTTCATCGCCTCCAGAAAAGGGGTGGTCGGCGGTGCGTCGCCACCGCCGCAGGCAACCATGGCGACCAGCGCCAACAGGCCGATACAGCGTCTCGCCAGAGCGCTCATGGGCTCACTTCCAAGGTCGAGCGCATGCGGGCCACCAGCTCTTCGGCCCGCTGCGGATCGAGGGTACCGGCCTGCCAACCGACGCCGAGCCCCGACTCCCCGATCTTCGGGATGATGTGGAAATGGACATGGAACACCGCCTGATGGGCTTCGGCGCCGTTGTTCTGCAGCACGTTGTAGGCGCTGGCACCGCTCGCCGCCATCACCGCCCGGCACAGTCGCGGTAACACTCGGCCGAGGGCAGCCGCCGAGGCGTCCGAGAGCTCGTGGAGGTGGGCTTTGCGCTCCCTGGGAATGACCAGGGTGTGGCCGTCGCTCAGCGGCCCGATGTCGAGAAAGGCGAAGACGTGCTCGTCCTCATAGACGCGATAGGAGGGAATTTCGCCCGAGAGGATCTTGTCGAAGACGGTTTCCATGGGACGAATTCTAACGTAGCATCCGGCCGTCTCGGGCCTCTCCCGAGCCCTTCTCCAATGTCCACCACGGCCCCTTCCCCAACTCCGACGATCTCCCCTGCCTGGCGTCTCGAAGTAAGAGATCTCTTACGCCTGGCGGGACCACTGGTGGGCGGCCAGCTCGCCTTGATGGGCCTCAACTTCACGGACACGGTGATGGCCGGCCGCATCGACGCCATCGCCCTGGCGGCGGTCGCCATCGGCAACAGCGTGTGGTCGGCGGTCAATCTCTTCGTGATGGGCGTGCTGATGGCGGTGCCACCGTCCATCGCGCAACTCGATGGCGCCGGCCGGCGGCCGGCGGTGGCGCCCTTCGCTCGCCAGTCCCTGTGGCTCGCCGCCGGCTTGATCGTGGTGGCGGTCATGGCCGTCACCCAGATCCGCCCCCTGCTGGTGGCCGTCGGAGTGCAGGCCGAGATCATTCCGACGGTGGTGGCCTACCTGCGGGCGATGGCCTGGGGAATCCCCGCCTGGGGCTTCTACCTCACCCTGCGTTTCGTCAGCGAAGGACTCGGCGCCACCCGACCGACCCTCTACTTCGCCCTCGTCGGCCTGGCCGTCAACATCCCCGCAAACTATGCGTTGATGTTCGGCAAGCTCGGCCTGCCGGCCATCGGCGCCGAGGGTTGCGGCTATGCCACCGCCTGCGTCTGGTGGGTGCAGGTGATCAGCATTCTGATCTACCTCGCCCGCCACCCGCGCTACGACGATCTCGGCTTGTTCGCCCTCTTCGAGGGCCCGCGACGGCAAGAGCTCGGCGACCTGCTGCGGGTCGGCCTGCCGATCGGCATCGCCATCTTCGTCGAGGCCAGCCTGTTCGCCACCGTCGCCCTGCTGCTGGGGTCCCTCGGCACCAAGATCGTCGCCGCCCACCAAGTGGCCCTCAACTTCGTCGCCATCACCTTCATGATCCCGGTGGGCCTGTCGATGGCCATTTCCGTGCGGGTGGGCAACGCCGTCGGTCGCCGAGATCCCCCTGGCATCCGCCGGGCGGCAATCGTCGGAGTGGCCGTGGTGATGGCGGTCCAGGTGTTCTCCGCCACCTGCATGCTGCTCTTTCCCGAGCCCATCGCCCGCATCTACACCGGCGACACGGAGATCGTCGTGATCGCCGTCCAGCTGCTCTTCCTGGCCGCCGTCTTCCAGCTCTCGGACGGACTCCAGGTGAGCGCCTCGGGAGCCTTGCGCGGTC is a genomic window of Acidobacteriota bacterium containing:
- a CDS encoding FG-GAP-like repeat-containing protein codes for the protein MSALARRCIGLLALVAMVACGGGDAPPTTPFLEAMNAGKAYLENKDSAKALEAFDRAVLEMPRSAPAWRNKARAELLARDHAAALESLAEAAGLERSAAATEYLTGLAHARESRFQQALGPLEEAVRLDPEEPPLRFQLANAYQALERLDEAVEQLRETVRLDPLHASAHFKLATFARQNGDREEAMARQREFLRLRELQGEEARSAEALETSRYTLAEAAPAAAGPVTAPIAVSFRDATEEWFAGGEGVVAAAVLSVDAEGKPRVVAVDDDGQLMIRQPGTPMPAAEDRLSTLPGFELLVGNYFDRVPEGEHYDPVVDARNDLVVLSAAGSRFFLGSDDGGLEDASELAGLGDLTVESAAWADFEHDGDLDLWLGAGEAGAKIYQNNGDGSFSDVSEAVGIGLSGLVGALGAVDLDGDIAVDLIAAHPVTGTLVYENQRTGLLAPRPDPPGLWPPADHLLIDDVDNDGRPNVLLITSQAGEVVIIEGGERATLALGTAVLGAELIDADNDGWLDLAALTESGLALWRNGGAAGWAPWPEGAGLGEIALQNPRSVEAVDLDADGDSDLLIVDDRGLRALANEGGNVHGQLKLNLVGTKTNAGGIGTHLELRAADLMVSREVTGPVVELGIGDRTRLDSVQTLWTNGVVDNQLGVDVGKAPLTIDEKNVATGSCPFLYVWDGSEFRFVTDLLGNSPLGLSIVRGVPLPADPDEIVAVGPLAPKDGSFVFAATSEFRELFYFDDARLLAVDHWPGMEVHPTDKLMPPPYPKSEVWALDGRRPLRRAVSDDGKDRTAAVAEIDGTFSDPGRPVPPPYRGVVEPLATSFDFGPLESDRPWVLALTGWLQYGDASTNIAISQNPAVTAESPRLEVEVGGEWRPVDVVVGMPAGKTKTILVDLAGKLPAGAGRLRLTTSIELRWDRVALFERSSEKLLGVHAIEPASAELYERGFSEIRSRHPGHPTTPAFAEVSAQPPWRTTPQGWVTRYGDVLDLVNRRDGRLAILNAGDAVTLKFDAAALAEPPAGFERSYFFYSVGWDKDSDHNVIAGDSVEPLPDEADLEGSWRSEYNTRWVPSDYHGRR
- a CDS encoding M20/M25/M40 family metallo-hydrolase; amino-acid sequence: MGRRFLFVSLVVSLLSPAATAFAEPEPVDLDMVTKIRDEGLNRSRVMEIAAHLTTGIGARLTGTPALEEANEWTRNWLEEQGLSKAEVVPFPFGEGWTFSRSEVKLTKPYEAVLSALPEAWTPGTQGAVQGRAMRLEVSSVKDLEEYAGKLEGTILFLDEEREIEESDRPPFRRYSDDELSELVSIELSERRRRGNWRERARKRWKAGEELRQRLIDEGVVATVEISSRNHGIVRVTGGGSGGRSERSRGVPSLVMAAESYNRVLRLLDEDAEVELEIDIAARFHPAKDSYNTFAELPGGDLAEEVVLAGAHLDSWHGGTGATDNAAGCAVAMEALRILKALDVEPRRTIRVALWTGEEQGLFGSRAYVEEHLATRPEHTDSRQLALPKGLRDATWPIQPKPDHGRFSAYFNLDNGGGKIRGIYAQENAAIRPIFEAWFEPFHDLGATTVTLESTGSTDHVPFDRVGLPGFQFIQDGLDYWSRTHHSDLDTFDHLHEGDLKQASVVLASFLYHAAMRDELLPRKPMPQEPPKDR
- a CDS encoding MATE family efflux transporter codes for the protein MSTTAPSPTPTISPAWRLEVRDLLRLAGPLVGGQLALMGLNFTDTVMAGRIDAIALAAVAIGNSVWSAVNLFVMGVLMAVPPSIAQLDGAGRRPAVAPFARQSLWLAAGLIVVAVMAVTQIRPLLVAVGVQAEIIPTVVAYLRAMAWGIPAWGFYLTLRFVSEGLGATRPTLYFALVGLAVNIPANYALMFGKLGLPAIGAEGCGYATACVWWVQVISILIYLARHPRYDDLGLFALFEGPRRQELGDLLRVGLPIGIAIFVEASLFATVALLLGSLGTKIVAAHQVALNFVAITFMIPVGLSMAISVRVGNAVGRRDPPGIRRAAIVGVAVVMAVQVFSATCMLLFPEPIARIYTGDTEIVVIAVQLLFLAAVFQLSDGLQVSASGALRGLKDTRVPMLLTLVAYWLCGLPLGHALAFRWQLEARGMWIGLIAGLTLAALLLTVRLRRVLPAAEVESS
- a CDS encoding HIT family protein, which codes for METVFDKILSGEIPSYRVYEDEHVFAFLDIGPLSDGHTLVIPRERKAHLHELSDASAAALGRVLPRLCRAVMAASGASAYNVLQNNGAEAHQAVFHVHFHIIPKIGESGLGVGWQAGTLDPQRAEELVARMRSTLEVSP
- a CDS encoding neutral zinc metallopeptidase, whose translation is MRWRGRRQSTQVEDRRGSSSPFGRGTVGRRGAGIGCGGIVILLLLAMITGQDPLQLVEVIGGGGPGAQIPQAGPQFPGSAGPSAAPQDELGQFASTVLAGTEDIWGQLFNRMGQRYQLPTMVLFSNSVASACGYASAAVGPFYCPADQKIYLDLSFFDQLSRQFGAPGDFAQAYVIAHEVGHHVQNVLGISSEVRRMQQRSSKRESNALSVRLELQADCFAGVWGYHSRNLLEPGDIEEGLRAAAAIGDDMMQRRAGGYVRPESWTHGSSEQRVEWLRRGLNSGDPSACQTFN
- a CDS encoding MarR family transcriptional regulator, with translation MNEPKRQWSLREQVGDDPAYSQPTRETYLNLVRTHAALNGEVTQLLQRHGLTEPLYNILRTLLQAGSEGASHGMLGKRMIARDPDITRLVDRLEKKGWAQRQRSSRDRRVVQVVLTDEGRAKIDQVEPIYQELLDRLLGHLSAERLALLDAVLSDLRYPLTAAS